GGATATACTTGAGAGAGAAAGGGAGGTGTGATTATGAAGGTTCATGTGCGCTGCCAGGGAAAAAGCACCACGCTCGACGCCGCCGAATGGGGCATTCATGGCGACATGCCCGACAATACCATCAGGAGCATTCTTTCAGATTTCATCGAGCTGCCCCGCCAGGAGCTCAGCAAGCTCGTGATAGACAGGAACCCTGACGGGATTGTCATCCGCCCCCCCGCGGTTTTTGGTTAGAAGGTGCTGTCATGTCAATGGAGGTGCTTGAGAAGATACTCTCCCGTGAGGAGACCATGGTGGGCCGGCAGTTCGTCGCCCCCGTCATCGCCGGCAGAAAAGTACAGATGAGACACTCCGGCGCAGTGAGAGAGCTTTCTCTTGCCCGCTCCCATGAGGGCTGGGGAGTCTTTGCCGTCAGAGCCGGCGGCAGGGCCGGGTTCGTGAGGGAGGCCGAGGAATGGGAGCGCCAGGACTACCTTGCCTCGTGCCGCAGGGTCTCCATGTTGCTCTTTCACCGCGATATGGGCGGGACCTGGTGGGCCTGCGACATGGGCAGGGGAAGAGCTATCGCAGTGCATCTCGTCGAGGGCTGCCGCATGTTTGACAGAATCGTGGTGGCTCATGACGGTCTCTCTCATCTGTTTGTGTACCTCGACGAGAAAGTGTCGCCAGAGAAAGGCGAGAAGCTCCGTGAAGCCTTTGTGGGCGAGAGGCCTGCAGAAACGCTCTCCCTGGATTTTTTCACCGCCAGGGAGCTTGAAGCCTATGTACGGGCTCTTGATCTCCATAAGATAACGGAGAAATCACACAAAGAGGCTCACATAAGGCGGATAGAGGAAGCTCTCCGCCTCGGCGAGGGGCACCTCGTGGAGTGCACCGAGGTCGATGCCGGGTACAGGGTGATATGGACCAGGAACGGCGTGGGGTATTCGACGATCCTTGACAGGAATCTGTCAGTCCTCTCGGCGGGGTTCTGCCTGGCCGGAGGCGACAGGCTCCAGGACATCACGTCGCTTTCTTCGCTTGTGGCGTTGAGGGGAACCATCGGTGACAGACCTCGTTGAGGTCGAAAGGAAAGCCATGGAAGCTGAAAAGAGACTTCTTATCTGCGGCGCCGGTACCCTTGGCGGGAACCTTGCCGAGAACCTCGCGCGGATGGGTATAAAGAGGTTCACGGTCCTGGACAGGGACCGTGTGGAGGAGAGAAACCTTGCAAACCAGCCATACAGTACCGCTGACGTGGGCCAGCCCAAGGCGAAGGCCCTGGCGTTTTTTCTCTCCCGTGCCTGCAGAGCTGAAGTCACCTCCCTCAACAAGGACCTCGTCGAGGGGAACTCGGACCACCTCCTGAAAGACTGCGGCCTTGTCATCGATGCCTTCGACAACAGCATGGCGAGGGGAATAGTGAAGGATACCGCAGCGAGGCTTTCAATTCCCTGTGTCCATGCCGGTATCAGCAACGACGGCTACGGCGAGGTCATATGGAATGAGCGCTATAGAGTGCCGGAAGGAGGCGGTGAGGACCCCTGCGAGAGGCCCCTCTCGAGGAACCTCTCACTTCTTGTGGTGTCGGTGGCCACAGAGGTAATTCTGGCCTACCTGGAAGAGGGAACCATGAGGAATTACACTGTCACGCTGAAGGATCTCGCCATCACCGAATACTGCTAGCAAACCGGCCATCAACACTACTGCGCCAGCCTTCAGCAGTCGGCCAGGAACTTTTTCGCGGCCTGTTCCCAGAGTCTGTTCTGGCTCATTCTTCTCTCTCTGGCAATGTCGCGCATGCTTTCAAATATTTCATTGCTCACAAAGAGCCCTATCTTTCTCTTGCTCGGGCGCTCTCCCCTCATGTTCCTGCACACCGGGCACTGGCAGTATTTCTTGTGGGCCATGCGCTGGATTATATGGATATGGGGCTGGACCCAGAGAATGTCATCACCTTTCACGCTTGTGGAGACAGGCACTCTGCGGTTCTGGTCAATGAACTGTTTTATCGTCGCAGACAATATCTCGCTTGCGTTCTTTTCAAGCTCTTCCAAGGTGTCGCCCCGGGCCGAGAGATTCCTGAAATTGATAAAATCAGCGGAAAAGCCCTTTTCCTCTATCGTCACTCGTGCAGGGTACCTCATGGTCCAATCCTCCATTTTTCATTGCCTGACTTGCTGCAAAGCCGGCTTTATCTATTCTTCCGTGCCTTCCTGTTGCCGTCATCATCTAATTATATTATAGCATATTGCTAGTAATATGTTAATGGCCCCCCGGCCTCACGATTCTGGCTTGCTTTTGCACGGAACAAGCGACTGGCAAAAGATGAGCCGATAATCACTGTCACATTCCGATTCAGGCCCATCTGTGCTCCGGGGCACACAGGGGCGGTATCATGGAGCACCGACCTTTTTCCCCTCTGCTGGTATACTGGAGATACAAAGAGAAACTACCGCAGAGGAGGATCACTATGAAAGCCTTCGCAAAACTGATAAAGCGCCTGGGGGGAAAGAGCGGCGAATCCGAAGCCGCGGAAGTGCAGCACATCACCCCCCCCTCGACACGACAGCAGAGAAAGCGCAGCAAAGGAATGGGTAAAAATAAGGCCGTCCTTGCGCCCATCCTTGAATACCGCGATATCCTCAGCCGCTCCCGCAGCAATGCCTCGTCCACAGGTGAATGCGGCATCCGCTCGAGGCTCATCGACAGCTTCCTCAAGGCCAGCCATGGCGACCTGGCAACCTTCGGGAAGATTCACCTCCGGGCCCTCGAGGAGGATCCCATCTTTTACGCCCACATCGCCCGGTGGTACCTCGAGAAAGGCACAATCCGCGATCACCACGAGCTCTTCGCGGCCCACCTTCTCACGAGCACTTTTCCCGAGCACAGGATCCACGGCACGGTGCTCCTCCAGCACCTCCGCCCCTACCAGGTGGCACGGGTAGTCCGCTACTGCAAGGAGATTCTCAATTTCACCACGAGGGCCCTCAGGTCAGCCGTCACCTTCTACCTCAGGAGAAGGGAAGAGAATCCCCTCTGGTTCGATGAGCACGTCATCAGGAGGCGCGATGTCCTCAAGTATCTTTATGCCACGCTCCATATCAAGCCCGGCGAGAGGGCGGAGAAGGTGCTCTTCCGCAATGACCCCCCCCAGGACAGCAGGGTCTTCGTCGCCAAGAGGCTCAAGCAGTATGCCGACAGGCCCGACGAGCAGGCGAGGATGATTCTTTCCCACAGGATCCATTTCACTGCCTGCCTTGGTGCCATCAAGCATTTCACGCCCGGCATCCTCTACGCCCTTGCGTCGGTAATGACGCCCCAGCAGGTAATCAATTCCCTCAAGTTCTTCGAGAAGAGGGGCGCCCTCCAGAGCGGCGAGACAAGATCGGTCATCGAGGAGAAGCTCCGCCATGGAGCCAAGGAGTCCCGCGTGTCGGACTTCAAGTCCATGGTGGCCCTCTCAAGGATAAATGCCGACGCCAATCTTGCGAAAGAGCTCATTGAGCTCACGGCAAAGCGCATCAAGAACAGAGGCACCATCAACATTCCCACGGCAATCTTCGTAGACAAGTCGGGGAGTATGGAGTGCTGCATCGAGATAGGAAAGCTCCTGGCCACCATGTGCTCGTCAATTGCCACGGCGGACCTTCACGTATACGCCTTTGACAGCAACTCCTTCGAGATACAGGCGAAAACCGGCGATTTCACCGCCTGGGAGCGGGCCTTCGCCCCCATCAGGGCCAACAACGCCACGAGCATCGGGGCGCCTTTCTCCCGCCTCATGGAAAAGAATATCGATCAGGTGCTTGTCATTTCCGATGGTGAGGAAAATGTGCCTCCCAAGTTCAAGGACATGCTTGAGCGTTACGAAGCGCGCCACAGGAAGACTGTGAAAGTGATATTTGTCAAGGTCAATAACCACGGGGTGACTTGCTTTGAGAAGGACATGGAGGGGAAGGACTTCACGGTAATTACCTTTGACGGCGATTACTACAACCTTCCCAACGTGATCCCCCTTCTCCTGCCCGGCAGCGGCTTCGAGCTCGTCGAGGAGGTGCTGTCGCTCCCTCTCTATGAAAAGGAGGCACTGAACAGTCTTCCCGTGCAGTTTGACGAAAACACCTTTGAAGTGCTTTAAGAGTGCTCTTCTCTGCGGCAGTATGCTGCCAAGCCCCGCAAGGGGCCTTTTCTATTGCTTCAGCGCCGAAGCGCAGGCTTTCCTGAGGCTCTCCGCGGTGATGAAATAGTGCGATGCGTTCCACACCGGCGCGCCGTTCACGAAGAGGATGGCCTGGGGAGACTGATGGGCAATGCCTGTCTTTTCGGCTATGATCCGGGCAAGGTCTCTCTCCTCGATGACAGGGATTTTCCAGCACTCCACGCCCCCGGCGGCAGCAGCGAAGGTTTCAAACTCGCGGTTGGCCTTGGCTGAGATGGGGCACTGCGTCGAGTGCTTCAGGAGAAGCACGGGCTTCGCTCTGCTCGAAGCGACGAGCTTTTCATAGTCTTCCCGGGACTCACAGGGATTGATCATTTGCGGCGCTCCTTCACACAGGATTCATGAGGTCCATGAAGTATATTATACGATGAGACCCTCAATGAGTGCAAGGAGCGGTTGCAGGCACCTCAGTCATGAAAAAGTGATCCCCTCGCCTGGAAAACCGCAGCACTCCCCATACAGAGTAAAAGGAGGAAAGATTATGCTTGTGGTGCTTGTGCATGTCCATGTGAAGGAAGAGTCTATCGGGTCATTCAGGGAGGCTTCTCTTGAGAACGCCAGGGCGAGCATCAAGGAGCCGGGAATTGCCCGGTTTGACGTCATCC
This sequence is a window from Candidatus Eremiobacterota bacterium. Protein-coding genes within it:
- a CDS encoding type II toxin-antitoxin system HicB family antitoxin gives rise to the protein MRYPARVTIEEKGFSADFINFRNLSARGDTLEELEKNASEILSATIKQFIDQNRRVPVSTSVKGDDILWVQPHIHIIQRMAHKKYCQCPVCRNMRGERPSKRKIGLFVSNEIFESMRDIARERRMSQNRLWEQAAKKFLADC
- a CDS encoding ThiF family adenylyltransferase; the encoded protein is MTDLVEVERKAMEAEKRLLICGAGTLGGNLAENLARMGIKRFTVLDRDRVEERNLANQPYSTADVGQPKAKALAFFLSRACRAEVTSLNKDLVEGNSDHLLKDCGLVIDAFDNSMARGIVKDTAARLSIPCVHAGISNDGYGEVIWNERYRVPEGGGEDPCERPLSRNLSLLVVSVATEVILAYLEEGTMRNYTVTLKDLAITEYC
- the ytxJ gene encoding bacillithiol system redox-active protein YtxJ, which gives rise to MINPCESREDYEKLVASSRAKPVLLLKHSTQCPISAKANREFETFAAAAGGVECWKIPVIEERDLARIIAEKTGIAHQSPQAILFVNGAPVWNASHYFITAESLRKACASALKQ